In one Mus caroli chromosome 14, CAROLI_EIJ_v1.1, whole genome shotgun sequence genomic region, the following are encoded:
- the LOC110309536 gene encoding olfactory receptor 11H4-like, with translation MNRSAAHVTEFVLLGFPGSWKIQIFLFVLFLVFYVLTLLGNGAIICAVRCDSRLHTPMYFLLGNFAFLEIWYVSSTTPNTLANILSKTKTISFSGCFLQFYFFFSLGTTECFLLTVMAYDRYLAICRPLHYPTIMTRRLCCILVSSCWLIGFLGYPIPVFSISQLPFCGSNIIDHFLCDMDPLMALSCVPAPITKLXLYVQNSXXLFFTIAXILRSYILLLKAIFQVPSAAGRRKAFSTCGSHLVVVSLFYGTVMIMYMSPTYGISTLMQKILTLVYSVMTPFFNPLIYSLRNKDMKLALRKVLLGMRIVKNI, from the coding sequence ATGAACAGATCAGCAGCACATGTAACTGAATTTGTTCTCTTGGGATTTCCTGGTTCCTGGAAGATACAGATTTTCCTCTTCgtgttgtttttggtgttttatgTCTTGACCTTGTTGGGAAACGGAGCCATCATCTGTGCAGTAAGATGTGACTCCCGTCTACATACCCCCATGTACTTCCTCCTGGGAAATTTTGCCTTTCTTGAAATCTGGTATGTTTCCTCCACTACTCCTAACACACTAGCCAACATTCTGTCTAAGACCAAGACCATCTCCTTTTCAGGGTGCTTCCtgcagttttatttcttcttttcactgGGTACAACTGAATGTTTCCTTCTGACAGTAATGGCTTATGATAGGTACCTGGCCATTTGCCGCCCATTACATTACCCTACCATCATGACTAGGAGGCTTTGTTGCATTCTGGTATCCTCATGCTGGCTCATTGGATTCCTTGGGTACCCAATCCCTGTGTTCTCCATCTCCCAACTTCCCTTCTGTGGTTCTAATATCATTGATCACTTCCTCTGTGACATGGACCCATTGATGGCTTTGTCCTGTGTCCCAGCTCCTATTACCAAATTANTNCTTTATGTCCAAAATTCNNTTTNNCTNTTTTTCACTATTGCATANATTCTTCGGTCCTATATTTTGTTGCTCAAGGCTATTTTTCAGGTTCCTTCTGCAGCTGGCCGACGTAAGGCCTTCTCTACCTGTGGTTCCCATTTAGTTGTGGTGTCACTCTTCTATGGGACAGTAATGATAATGTACATGAGTCCTACATATGGCATTTCAACTTTGATGCAGAAGATCCTTACACTTGTATACTCTGTAATGACTCCTTTCTTTAATCCTCTGATTTATAGCCTTCGTAACAAGGACATGAAACTTGCTCTGAGGAAAGTTCTGTTAGGAATGAGAATTGTCAAAAATATATGA